CGTTTAGCGCCGTGATTGGTTGCCTCGAAGACGCCGCACCATTGAAGCGAGAGAAAAGCCGTGGACGCCTGCATTGGAGTGGATCGGGGCACCCGCCGGGTAACGCGGTATTTTGACACCAATTTTGACACGAAATCACGGCCCCGAACGGCGCACACGTGACACACAAGAAGATCCGGGCAACCCTTCATGAATGCTACGTCTCCGCGCCCTGGCGCACGTATGCGCACTACCGCGCACATCGAGTGGAAGTGTCTGTCACGCAGGAGGTCGTCGGTTCGAGCCCGATCAGCGTCGCCAGTCAAAACCCGACCGCGTAAAGCGTAGCTGCGAAATGGGGTAGACTGTAAGTAGGAAGGGGCATCGTATGCGAATACTTCTCGTTCTTGCGATAATCACTTTACTCTCGTTCCTGAGTCCCATTGCGCACCCATATGCATCTGGGCAAGCTCTTGCCGGTAACGTGCGCATCATCGTCAACGGTCAAGAGGTGACGTTCGACCAGCCGCCGATCGAGCGAAGCGGGCGTGTGTTTGTGCCGCTGCGCGGGGTATTCGAGCGCCTTGGCGCGAGCGTCGTGTATGACAACGGTTTGATCAACGCCACCGGCAACGGCCGCAACATCCAACTGCAAATAGGCTCGACGACGGCGCGCGTCAACGGGCAGACGACCTCGCTGGACGTCGCCCCCTTCTTGGTCGGTGCCCGCACGTTGGTGCCGTTGCGCTTCATCTCTGAGGCGTTGGGAGCGAACGTCAACTACGACGGCAGCTCTCAGACCGTGACCGTGGCATTGGCAGGCGCGCCAGCCCCGGCGCTTCCAACGGCAACCCCCGCCGGGGTCAGCGTCATCAACGTCGTCGCGTCCAACTGGCAGTTTACGCCGAACACCATCACGGTCGCGGCTGGAAGGGCTGTGACGCTACGATTGACGTCGGCTTCCGGCGTGCACGGCATCCAATCGAACGAACTCGGGATCCCGCTAACGGCGATCAAGCCAGGCCAATTCGTACAAACGACCTTTATCCCGAAAGCGGCAGGAACATACGTCATCCATTGCGCGATCGAGTGCGGCGCCGGCCATAGCAACATGACCCTCACCATCATGGTGAAGTAATACCTTGGGCTATTCGCATGGCGGGCTTCTAACTAATGATCGATGTACTTCGACACCTCGTCGAACGTGGGATCGAGCCGCAGGTCTTCTAGCGCGTATTTTCGATCTTCATGGCCACCGGGGACCTCGACTCGCACCACGATCACATGCGGACTGACGTCTTTGACGATGCCTTCCTCCTTGGTCCCGTCGATATAGACTCTATCACCGACCTTCACGTCTTGCTCCTTTCTGCGAAGCTCGTAGAGGTTGTTTCGCCCGCCGGCGCGTTGTTCTGCGCGCCGAGGCTGCTCCGATAGAACAGCCACTTTGCAAGCTCGATCAGACCCAAGTATGCCGCGATCATCACCGCAAGCGCCCCAAAGAACGCCAACGGCAGCGGAACGAAGCCCAAGGGTCGCGCAAGCGGTGTGAACGGCAAAATCATACCGAGCGCAACGATGGCAAATGTGGTCAGCTGGAGTTGCCAGCTTGCCCGGCTGCGCCAGAACGGAACATAACGCGTGCGGATCAAGAAAACCACAAGCGACTGCGTCGAGAGCGACTCGACGAACCAGCCGGTGTGGAAGAGCTCCGGTCCGGCGCGGAAGATGAACAGCATCACGCCGAACGTCACGAA
The nucleotide sequence above comes from Candidatus Eremiobacteraceae bacterium. Encoded proteins:
- a CDS encoding stalk domain-containing protein, with the protein product MRIIVNGQEVTFDQPPIERSGRVFVPLRGVFERLGASVVYDNGLINATGNGRNIQLQIGSTTARVNGQTTSLDVAPFLVGARTLVPLRFISEALGANVNYDGSSQTVTVALAGAPAPALPTATPAGVSVINVVASNWQFTPNTITVAAGRAVTLRLTSASGVHGIQSNELGIPLTAIKPGQFVQTTFIPKAAGTYVIHCAIECGAGHSNMTLTIMVK